In Lusitaniella coriacea LEGE 07157, one genomic interval encodes:
- a CDS encoding glycosyltransferase family 2 protein has translation MSVSIEFIFLIIAIGLCVPTGVLAIECIGALWGERSIPEIPTEVRSRVAAIVPAHNEEGTIEATIQSLSAQLGNCGRAIVIADNCTDDTAAVARRLGVTVLERKDDENKGKGYALDYGVQFLAQDPPDVVVVMDADCLCGEGAIARISSLAAHRGRPVQALYLMEQPPQPQGKDSVSALAFLVKNWVRPRGLARLGLPCLLTGTGMAFPWSVLRSVSLASGNIVEDMQMGLDLAIAGYPPLFCETAIVTGILPRQSQVAKGQRMRWEHGHLRTLLTQVPRLFKEAIKQRRFELFAIALDLCIPPLSLLVLVWGIAFLGAVVFAYFGIARSAASILTLEGVLMVLAILGAWAKFGREVISGRSLLAIPLYILWKIPLYFAFWLKPQTQWVKTKREI, from the coding sequence GTGAGCGTATCGATCGAATTTATTTTTTTAATCATTGCCATAGGACTTTGCGTGCCTACGGGAGTTTTGGCGATTGAATGTATCGGTGCTTTGTGGGGAGAGCGCTCAATCCCTGAAATACCGACAGAAGTAAGATCGAGGGTGGCGGCGATCGTTCCCGCTCATAATGAAGAGGGGACAATTGAGGCAACGATTCAATCTTTGAGCGCTCAATTGGGAAATTGCGGTCGCGCGATTGTCATTGCAGATAATTGTACGGACGATACGGCGGCGGTGGCGCGTCGCTTGGGCGTGACGGTTTTGGAGCGGAAAGATGATGAAAATAAGGGGAAAGGCTACGCTTTAGATTATGGGGTGCAATTCCTTGCTCAAGACCCCCCAGATGTGGTGGTGGTGATGGATGCGGATTGTCTTTGCGGTGAGGGCGCGATCGCGCGCATCTCCAGTTTAGCGGCACATCGGGGAAGACCCGTTCAAGCACTCTATTTGATGGAGCAACCCCCACAACCCCAAGGGAAGGATTCGGTGTCTGCTCTTGCCTTTTTGGTGAAGAATTGGGTACGTCCAAGAGGTCTGGCTCGTTTGGGTTTGCCTTGTTTGTTAACGGGGACGGGAATGGCATTTCCTTGGTCGGTTTTGCGTTCGGTTTCTTTGGCGAGTGGGAATATTGTCGAAGATATGCAAATGGGTTTGGATTTGGCGATCGCGGGATATCCCCCCCTCTTTTGCGAAACAGCAATCGTGACGGGGATTCTCCCCAGACAAAGCCAAGTCGCAAAGGGTCAAAGAATGCGCTGGGAACACGGACATTTACGCACCCTATTGACTCAGGTTCCGCGATTGTTTAAAGAAGCCATTAAACAACGTCGTTTCGAGCTTTTCGCGATCGCGCTGGATCTGTGCATTCCCCCCCTCTCCCTTCTGGTACTGGTTTGGGGAATTGCTTTTTTGGGCGCGGTTGTGTTTGCCTACTTCGGGATCGCTCGAAGTGCTGCCTCGATCTTAACCCTCGAAGGGGTTTTGATGGTTCTAGCTATTTTAGGGGCGTGGGCAAAGTTTGGTCGCGAGGTAATTTCCGGGCGTTCTTTACTCGCCATTCCTCTCTATATCCTCTGGAAAATTCCCCTCTATTTCGCCTTTTGGCTCAAGCCGCAAACTCAGTGGGTTAAAACCAAACGGGAGATTTGA
- a CDS encoding HEAT repeat domain-containing protein translates to MNHGLNTEGDLNVSQAKVDKLVRRVNEQQASNTFDSTDRATLKQLVESFADSRGMVRLRIAETLGEIGKPAVPELVEGLTHHSNPVVRRACAKTLTLIADPSSIPSLIDALLKDEDTVVKGSSVGALARIGEASVPVLIEILASSQHPESMKGHAAWALAFIGAEAKEAIYQEISSDFATVRAAVVGAISNIAEGDPEERAFKILVNSLEDPAVNVRSEAAAALGKLNYQPAIPKLLESLHHENGETRKSAALALMKMGDRATIEPLQNAMTEESEESVKKAIALAISQIERRLEAEDG, encoded by the coding sequence ATGAATCACGGTCTAAATACGGAAGGCGATCTCAACGTCTCTCAAGCAAAGGTAGACAAACTCGTTCGACGGGTCAACGAACAACAAGCATCGAATACATTCGATTCAACCGATCGCGCGACTTTAAAACAATTGGTTGAAAGTTTTGCCGATTCGCGAGGAATGGTGAGATTGAGAATAGCCGAAACACTGGGCGAAATTGGCAAACCGGCAGTTCCGGAGTTAGTTGAGGGTTTGACCCATCACTCAAATCCCGTGGTACGACGCGCTTGTGCGAAAACCTTAACGCTGATTGCAGATCCCAGTTCGATTCCCTCGTTAATCGACGCACTCTTGAAGGACGAGGATACAGTCGTTAAAGGTTCGTCTGTGGGGGCGCTTGCCCGGATAGGAGAAGCTTCCGTACCCGTACTCATTGAGATTTTAGCCTCATCGCAGCACCCAGAAAGCATGAAAGGTCATGCAGCGTGGGCGCTAGCATTTATTGGCGCAGAGGCGAAGGAGGCAATTTACCAAGAAATATCTTCCGATTTTGCAACCGTTCGCGCGGCAGTTGTCGGGGCGATTTCCAATATTGCTGAGGGGGATCCGGAGGAGAGAGCATTTAAGATTTTGGTTAATTCCCTAGAAGATCCTGCGGTCAATGTTCGCAGCGAGGCGGCGGCAGCATTGGGAAAACTCAATTATCAGCCTGCAATACCCAAGCTACTTGAGTCTTTGCATCACGAGAACGGAGAAACCCGGAAATCAGCAGCCCTTGCTTTGATGAAAATGGGCGATCGCGCGACGATTGAACCACTACAGAACGCAATGACCGAGGAATCGGAAGAGAGCGTTAAAAAGGCGATCGCGTTAGCAATTTCTCAAATCGAGCGACGTTTAGAGGCTGAAGATGGGTAA
- a CDS encoding coiled-coil domain-containing protein, translating into MKSLESQSRFRVSLSPTAIDGLGRMAKETGLSRSALVEQIVSGAIAVASPSAKTTIALQKIQTPERVEEIEINIISQTQEARNETSRTQQTKEENRAITQLKSELAQLQQQFADLQHQLSQHQVLNDRQTQINQALRQNNKSQAEQIVDSQEQLKEKKLLISHQNEIAQSRQDELAKKSIRIDELQQDLEILTAQCVLPDDAQQLIQKQSNQIESLEQEITQLQHLARFGEMQINKWRYRTFRR; encoded by the coding sequence ATGAAGTCTTTAGAAAGTCAATCGCGATTTAGAGTTTCTCTCAGTCCGACCGCAATCGATGGGTTAGGTCGAATGGCGAAAGAAACGGGCTTATCTCGGTCTGCGTTGGTCGAGCAAATTGTGAGCGGCGCGATCGCGGTTGCCAGCCCTTCGGCTAAGACAACAATCGCACTTCAAAAAATTCAGACTCCAGAACGAGTAGAAGAAATCGAAATCAACATCATCTCTCAAACTCAAGAAGCAAGGAACGAAACTTCAAGAACGCAGCAGACAAAAGAAGAAAACAGAGCCATCACTCAATTAAAAAGCGAACTCGCCCAACTACAACAGCAATTTGCCGATCTACAGCATCAACTTAGTCAACATCAAGTCTTAAACGATCGGCAAACTCAAATCAATCAAGCGCTACGGCAAAACAACAAAAGTCAAGCAGAACAAATAGTCGATTCACAAGAGCAACTCAAGGAGAAAAAATTATTAATCTCTCACCAAAACGAGATCGCTCAGTCACGACAGGATGAACTGGCGAAAAAATCTATTCGTATTGATGAATTGCAACAGGATTTGGAAATTTTAACAGCGCAATGCGTTCTCCCCGATGACGCTCAACAGTTAATCCAAAAACAGAGCAATCAAATTGAGTCACTAGAGCAAGAAATCACGCAATTGCAACACCTAGCAAGATTTGGCGAAATGCAAATCAATAAATGGCGCTATCGGACATTTCGGCGCTAA
- a CDS encoding phycobilisome rod-core linker polypeptide: MTTQASQLGISLFEETEPFNASLFDSHQEIETVIRAVYRQVLGNAYVMESERLVVPESKLKNGEITVREFVRQVAKSDLYRERFFESSPRYRFIELNFKHLLGRAPDSYEEMKAHSQILDEGGFEAEIDTYLDSDEYQQNFGENIVPYYRGYKTQTGKSLVGFTHLFQLLRGACSSDRSSFGGTQSRLNKAIATNTPSTVIPLSRAQSPSPIAAALKPKAKKYTPPSTSVTSVQAYQSLKQKCQEQDRAIAVLQERLSDLKPFASIGSAYLSAWQSSTSTPSEPSRFVPGWQVEAQQETEIADSYEALQRQSKEQAETIATLEQEILEAQRFATIGEAKLNKWRSRTFF, translated from the coding sequence GTGACAACTCAAGCCTCGCAATTAGGAATTAGTTTGTTTGAAGAAACAGAACCATTTAATGCGAGTTTATTTGATTCTCATCAAGAAATTGAGACAGTAATTCGAGCAGTTTATCGACAAGTGTTAGGGAACGCTTACGTGATGGAAAGCGAGCGACTTGTCGTCCCGGAATCTAAGCTTAAAAATGGTGAAATAACTGTTCGCGAGTTCGTTCGGCAAGTGGCAAAATCCGACCTGTATCGCGAGCGTTTTTTCGAGAGTTCTCCCCGTTACCGCTTTATTGAATTAAATTTTAAACACTTGCTGGGTCGCGCTCCAGACAGTTATGAAGAAATGAAGGCTCACAGCCAAATTCTTGATGAAGGGGGTTTTGAGGCAGAGATTGATACTTATCTCGATAGCGATGAATATCAACAGAATTTTGGCGAGAATATTGTTCCCTATTACCGAGGCTATAAAACCCAGACGGGAAAAAGTTTAGTCGGTTTTACTCACCTCTTCCAACTGTTGCGCGGCGCTTGCAGCAGCGATCGTTCTAGCTTTGGTGGAACCCAATCTCGACTCAACAAAGCGATCGCGACCAATACGCCCAGTACTGTTATTCCTCTCTCGCGGGCGCAGTCTCCTTCGCCGATTGCCGCCGCCCTCAAACCCAAAGCAAAAAAATACACTCCCCCATCAACTTCTGTTACGTCCGTACAAGCCTATCAATCTCTCAAACAGAAGTGCCAAGAACAGGATCGCGCGATCGCGGTGCTGCAAGAACGGCTATCGGATTTAAAACCCTTTGCCTCGATTGGTTCTGCTTACTTAAGCGCGTGGCAATCTTCTACTTCTACTCCCAGCGAACCAAGTCGTTTCGTCCCCGGTTGGCAAGTGGAGGCTCAACAAGAAACAGAAATAGCGGACAGCTACGAAGCACTTCAGCGTCAATCTAAAGAACAAGCCGAGACAATTGCTACCCTCGAACAAGAAATTTTAGAAGCTCAACGCTTTGCAACGATTGGAGAGGCAAAACTCAATAAATGGCGCAGTCGTACATTTTTCTAA
- a CDS encoding CpeR family transcriptional regulator encodes MPSVELKKVMLPPAACKKMQTWIRSRHLICVGNFFIFETVEYSAVERFSECVASLGGTLISVEPINKVWIGTHRQVILYQAKASLHTPHHGLKQYWIKYGSFYTRFDERC; translated from the coding sequence ATGCCGAGCGTAGAGTTGAAAAAAGTCATGTTACCCCCAGCAGCTTGCAAAAAAATGCAAACCTGGATTCGCAGTCGGCATCTTATTTGCGTCGGCAATTTTTTTATCTTTGAAACCGTCGAATACTCTGCGGTTGAGCGATTTTCTGAATGTGTTGCTAGCTTAGGAGGAACGCTAATTTCGGTTGAACCCATCAACAAAGTTTGGATTGGCACGCATCGCCAAGTCATTCTTTATCAAGCCAAGGCAAGTTTGCATACGCCGCACCACGGTCTGAAACAATATTGGATTAAGTACGGCAGCTTTTATACTCGATTTGACGAACGTTGTTAA
- a CDS encoding chromophore lyase CpcT/CpeT, giving the protein MSQPRLDIEAQHSELMVTLARWMAGDFSNQKQAFDQPATYAHIRIFFRPLPVSFFNTIGFYSEQVYDHDLWTPYRQGIHRLVDWGDRIYIENYSLTDRLRYAGAARELDILRSITPDCIQRRYHCSMIFQRDGEMFRGSVEPGNQCSIEKRGHQTYLVSEVELTEQTWVSSDRGLDINTHEQVWGSAAGPLRFEKWQSFANEVPTQSIE; this is encoded by the coding sequence ATGAGTCAACCGCGCCTGGATATAGAAGCACAACATAGCGAGCTAATGGTCACCTTAGCCCGTTGGATGGCAGGGGATTTTAGCAACCAAAAACAAGCCTTTGACCAACCCGCGACTTACGCACATATCCGCATTTTTTTTCGTCCCTTACCCGTTTCATTTTTTAATACCATTGGCTTCTATTCAGAACAAGTTTACGACCACGATCTTTGGACACCTTATCGCCAAGGCATTCATCGATTAGTCGATTGGGGCGATCGGATTTACATTGAAAATTATAGTCTAACCGACCGCCTGCGCTATGCCGGAGCAGCGCGAGAATTAGACATTCTTCGCTCAATTACCCCCGATTGCATCCAGCGACGCTACCACTGTTCGATGATTTTTCAAAGGGATGGCGAAATGTTTCGCGGCAGCGTCGAACCGGGCAATCAATGCTCCATTGAAAAACGAGGTCACCAAACTTATTTAGTCAGCGAAGTCGAACTAACCGAGCAAACTTGGGTAAGCTCAGACCGAGGTTTGGATATTAATACCCACGAACAAGTTTGGGGTTCGGCAGCAGGTCCTTTACGTTTTGAAAAATGGCAAAGTTTTGCCAATGAAGTCCCAACCCAATCCATTGAATAA
- a CDS encoding phycobiliprotein lyase: protein MDITKFVELSLGRWRSQRSAHHLAFAHFEQVISTIDIVALDPNDPDAIALCKSNNIDPATAVAPFRMSWEGESDWDENEASQGTTVLVPIPDADNPAQGKLLRDRGYAETIPSIGQYCISENGTFTLSTEYDRATAEEKIWFATPNLRLRVSLIKTSAGSGVVTASFSSEIRSLSGQ from the coding sequence ATGGATATTACCAAATTTGTGGAACTTTCCTTGGGACGCTGGCGTTCGCAGCGCAGCGCTCATCACCTTGCTTTTGCTCATTTTGAGCAGGTAATATCCACGATTGACATTGTTGCTTTAGACCCAAACGATCCTGACGCGATCGCGCTGTGTAAGTCCAACAACATCGATCCGGCTACCGCAGTCGCTCCTTTTCGTATGAGCTGGGAAGGAGAGTCTGATTGGGATGAGAATGAAGCCTCCCAAGGTACGACCGTTCTCGTACCGATTCCTGACGCTGATAACCCCGCACAAGGTAAACTTCTGCGCGATCGCGGATACGCAGAAACCATTCCCTCAATCGGGCAGTATTGTATTAGCGAAAACGGAACATTTACACTTTCTACTGAATACGATCGCGCTACCGCAGAAGAAAAAATTTGGTTTGCAACCCCCAACTTGCGATTGCGCGTATCGCTGATTAAAACCAGTGCTGGATCTGGAGTTGTAACGGCTTCTTTTTCTTCAGAAATTCGTTCCTTGTCCGGTCAATAA
- a CDS encoding phycobilisome rod-core linker polypeptide: MSLWIADADPIELRPNASEEDLQVIIRAVYRQVLGNPHLLQSERFSSAESQLRNGDITVRGFIESIAKSDFYKSRYFEYSSPYRFIELNFKHFLGRAPQDQAEISQHVCIYNEQGYDAEIDSYLNSEEYLDNFGENTVPYTRGNRSQAGIKNVGFNRTFAIMRGYASSSLGGRAKLISDVAGNRPTKISSPARGASSGTRSKRFRIAVSQVGSGPRVRQSNAVVEVSYNQLSQKIQNIQKTGGKILSITEVS; encoded by the coding sequence ATGTCATTGTGGATCGCTGATGCTGACCCCATTGAACTACGTCCTAATGCAAGTGAAGAAGACTTGCAAGTTATCATTCGAGCAGTGTACCGCCAAGTCCTCGGCAATCCGCACTTATTGCAGAGCGAACGCTTTTCCAGTGCAGAATCGCAATTGCGCAACGGCGATATTACAGTGCGCGGATTTATCGAATCCATTGCCAAGTCCGACTTCTATAAGTCTCGCTACTTTGAATATTCTTCCCCGTATCGCTTTATTGAGCTAAACTTCAAGCATTTCCTCGGACGCGCTCCCCAAGACCAAGCAGAAATTTCCCAGCACGTTTGCATTTACAACGAACAGGGTTACGATGCCGAGATTGATTCTTATCTTAATAGCGAAGAATATCTCGATAATTTTGGCGAAAATACCGTTCCCTACACTCGCGGAAATCGCAGCCAAGCAGGGATTAAAAATGTAGGCTTCAATCGTACCTTTGCCATCATGCGTGGCTATGCCAGTAGTTCCCTCGGCGGTCGCGCTAAACTCATTAGCGACGTTGCAGGGAATCGCCCGACGAAAATCTCGTCTCCAGCAAGAGGCGCTTCTTCTGGCACGAGGAGCAAGCGTTTCCGCATCGCCGTATCTCAAGTCGGTTCTGGCCCTCGCGTGCGCCAAAGCAACGCCGTTGTTGAAGTTTCTTACAATCAACTCTCCCAGAAAATTCAAAACATTCAAAAGACCGGCGGCAAAATTCTCAGTATTACTGAGGTCTCCTAG
- a CDS encoding phycobiliprotein lyase, translating to MLNDLSQFQQFFDCCVGKWVTERSYHYLTHQEVERSRTEFNINPLDIDRKTQVLLDNKYPVPSNLEILPGYSLSFYTISEKGEEVSQQLNLLFVPTQENASFLEGDYLRDRAYEEAKPIISHFRFDPKVRELLMTTNYTRVVSVDSITLINPNLRIRKILNYLRPPEGQPLEQVALVGFGVEQKEH from the coding sequence ATGCTCAACGATCTATCTCAATTTCAACAATTCTTTGACTGCTGTGTCGGTAAATGGGTGACAGAACGAAGCTACCACTATCTCACCCACCAGGAAGTCGAGCGATCGCGCACGGAATTTAACATCAATCCCTTAGACATTGACCGCAAAACTCAGGTTTTATTGGACAATAAATACCCAGTCCCGTCCAACCTTGAAATTTTGCCGGGATACAGCCTCAGCTTTTATACCATTTCTGAAAAAGGTGAAGAAGTCTCCCAACAACTCAATCTTCTCTTCGTTCCCACCCAAGAAAATGCCTCCTTTCTCGAAGGCGATTACCTGCGCGATCGCGCCTACGAAGAAGCGAAACCCATCATCTCTCACTTCCGCTTCGATCCAAAAGTCCGAGAACTCCTGATGACCACTAATTACACCCGCGTCGTCTCCGTCGATTCTATTACACTAATTAATCCCAACCTGAGAATTCGCAAAATCCTCAACTACCTACGTCCCCCAGAAGGACAACCCCTAGAACAAGTTGCCCTCGTCGGTTTTGGCGTAGAGCAAAAAGAGCATTAA
- a CDS encoding globin family protein, with product MSSQLSDRAKQLIAKARIVSFTSWTRSHPNEVIQIFQDADNEGRYLRDRDLAQIQTLSSSPLPWIEVVKTLRDRAPEIVDTAREQVLAQYPAIAQPGGDLYPPIRAESCWRDFWHFLRCITYGIAGNNPQYLSQDGLKNMELLYQELRVPLKAMILGLENLKTASLKHITPKAEIAPYFDSLIRELRQFQSQ from the coding sequence ATGAGTTCTCAACTCAGCGATCGCGCGAAACAATTAATTGCCAAGGCCAGAATCGTCAGTTTCACCTCCTGGACAAGATCGCACCCCAACGAAGTCATTCAAATTTTCCAGGACGCAGACAATGAAGGGCGATATTTGCGCGATCGCGATCTCGCTCAAATTCAAACCCTCTCTTCTTCTCCCCTACCCTGGATTGAAGTCGTTAAAACATTGCGCGATCGCGCGCCGGAAATTGTTGATACAGCGCGAGAACAAGTCCTTGCCCAATATCCCGCGATCGCGCAACCGGGCGGCGATCTCTATCCCCCCATCCGTGCAGAATCCTGTTGGCGAGACTTTTGGCACTTTCTTCGTTGCATCACCTACGGAATTGCAGGGAATAACCCGCAATATCTCTCCCAAGACGGACTCAAAAATATGGAATTGTTGTACCAAGAATTGCGCGTTCCCCTCAAAGCAATGATTTTGGGACTAGAAAACCTGAAAACAGCAAGCCTCAAACACATCACCCCCAAAGCAGAAATCGCGCCCTATTTTGATTCTTTGATTCGAGAACTTCGTCAGTTTCAATCTCAATAA
- a CDS encoding acetyltransferase, whose translation MTETTNSPTSREEIESVIAELEQYRERIVESVMQMAQKVKFSKKKALKDLENHPEIAQIDAALAQLRSEKEAL comes from the coding sequence ATGACTGAAACCACAAATTCACCGACTTCGCGCGAGGAGATTGAATCGGTGATTGCCGAGTTAGAGCAATATCGGGAAAGAATCGTTGAAAGTGTCATGCAAATGGCTCAAAAAGTCAAGTTTTCCAAGAAAAAAGCCCTGAAAGACTTGGAAAATCATCCAGAAATTGCCCAAATTGATGCGGCACTCGCACAGCTTAGAAGCGAAAAAGAAGCCCTTTAA
- a CDS encoding HEAT repeat domain-containing protein codes for MSINEIKTALESSNFQDRLKALTALRQYEPEVAVPLLLSHVRDREFLVRSFVAMGLGKKQTADSFAALLEMIKFDRDPNVRAEASNSLSLFGQISASHLVQTFLRDDHWLVRRSILAALNELDCPGELFEVCLCGLEGEDQSVKEASIESLSRFANSPQQDAALSYILPLAQDSWWRNRMRAAQALIRFDCPQAKDILAILRKDEHHRVVAAALEAAI; via the coding sequence ATGAGCATTAACGAAATCAAAACTGCTTTAGAGAGTTCTAATTTTCAAGATCGACTTAAGGCGCTGACGGCGTTGCGGCAGTATGAGCCAGAGGTTGCGGTTCCTTTATTATTAAGCCACGTCCGCGATCGCGAATTTTTAGTCCGCTCTTTTGTGGCGATGGGATTGGGAAAAAAGCAAACTGCCGATTCCTTTGCCGCTTTACTCGAAATGATCAAATTCGATCGCGATCCCAATGTTCGAGCAGAAGCCAGCAATTCTCTCTCTCTCTTCGGTCAGATTTCCGCATCTCATCTCGTTCAAACCTTTCTTCGAGACGACCATTGGTTGGTTCGTCGCAGCATTCTTGCCGCTTTGAATGAACTCGATTGTCCGGGGGAATTGTTTGAGGTTTGCCTGTGTGGCTTAGAAGGAGAAGACCAGTCTGTAAAAGAAGCTTCCATTGAAAGCTTATCTCGCTTTGCCAATTCTCCTCAACAAGACGCGGCACTGAGTTACATCCTACCTCTCGCTCAGGACTCCTGGTGGCGGAATCGGATGCGCGCGGCACAAGCATTGATAAGATTCGATTGTCCCCAAGCGAAGGACATTCTCGCTATTCTCCGAAAGGACGAGCATCATCGCGTTGTGGCGGCTGCCTTGGAAGCGGCAATTTAG
- a CDS encoding phycobiliprotein lyase, whose amino-acid sequence MTSSLQGSQLSAQALATEFFKQSEGEWRSQRRYYTLTNEEVQEVVSLLQVGFLPAGSAELVELAKLHHLEEENAFICGAKTSWESSYTGTKRKPAKGSTIFGVRGNLLYRDRGFATSKPVTAQFYFTNSQTMCLRTEYNGSVFEEELKLIGQKYRTRQTIISRAGEEQTIGQYLEKRIA is encoded by the coding sequence ATGACATCATCTCTGCAAGGTTCTCAGTTATCGGCTCAAGCGTTAGCAACTGAGTTTTTTAAGCAGTCTGAAGGGGAGTGGAGATCCCAACGGCGCTACTACACGCTGACAAATGAAGAGGTTCAAGAGGTTGTCAGTCTCCTTCAAGTTGGCTTTTTACCTGCGGGTAGCGCGGAACTGGTTGAATTAGCCAAGCTGCATCACTTAGAGGAGGAGAATGCCTTTATTTGTGGGGCAAAAACAAGTTGGGAGAGCAGCTATACAGGGACGAAGCGCAAACCTGCTAAGGGATCGACCATATTTGGCGTTCGAGGCAATTTGTTGTACCGCGATCGCGGTTTTGCGACCTCTAAGCCCGTTACCGCCCAATTCTACTTCACCAATTCCCAAACCATGTGTCTGAGAACGGAGTACAACGGTTCGGTGTTTGAAGAAGAACTCAAACTCATCGGTCAAAAATACCGCACTCGTCAGACGATCATCTCCCGCGCTGGGGAAGAACAAACGATCGGTCAGTATCTAGAGAAGCGGATTGCTTAA
- a CDS encoding pentapeptide repeat-containing protein produces MQSISDRATLLKQLQEGQDLSGIDFQQIDLYRMDLEGVNLENADLSQVLLTNANLKNANLKGANLNKADLRGVDFQGANLTRANLTGAYLNRANLSGANFTAANLTDAKLKVALYDRATIWLEDYDYRNSGAIGPNAKLNGTFLNTANLRGSDLQGIQLIGAYLSGTDLTGANLADAALSGANLQKAFLTGACLRNARLSGAELQGADLRAADLTGVDLSNLQGVAGADFTQAVGLSETAKAKLLSHPLADLGTWNPYTRTTTGESLGYVYQ; encoded by the coding sequence ATGCAATCAATTTCCGATCGCGCGACGCTTTTAAAACAACTTCAGGAAGGGCAAGATTTAAGCGGTATCGATTTCCAACAAATAGACTTATACCGGATGGATTTGGAAGGAGTCAATTTGGAAAATGCCGATTTAAGCCAAGTCCTTCTCACCAACGCGAATCTTAAGAACGCCAATTTAAAAGGAGCCAATTTAAATAAAGCTGATTTGCGAGGGGTCGATTTCCAGGGAGCGAATTTAACCAGAGCGAATTTAACCGGAGCCTATCTCAATCGAGCCAATCTTTCCGGCGCAAATTTTACCGCAGCAAACTTAACAGATGCCAAACTGAAAGTAGCCCTCTACGATCGCGCGACGATTTGGCTGGAAGATTATGACTATCGAAATTCCGGTGCTATTGGACCCAATGCAAAGCTCAATGGAACATTCCTGAATACAGCCAACCTTCGCGGTAGCGATCTCCAAGGCATTCAACTCATTGGCGCTTATTTAAGCGGAACGGATCTCACCGGCGCAAATTTAGCAGATGCGGCCCTCAGTGGCGCAAATCTCCAAAAAGCATTTCTCACAGGAGCTTGTTTGCGCAACGCGCGATTGAGCGGTGCAGAATTACAGGGAGCGGATTTACGTGCCGCTGATTTAACGGGAGTCGATTTGAGCAATCTTCAAGGGGTTGCTGGTGCTGACTTTACTCAAGCTGTGGGATTAAGCGAAACAGCAAAAGCCAAGTTATTGAGCCATCCCCTAGCGGATTTAGGAACCTGGAACCCTTACACGCGAACGACGACGGGGGAAAGTTTGGGATATGTTTATCAGTGA
- a CDS encoding phycobiliprotein lyase yields the protein MSFKPPMTMMDFFRKSQGVWLTQRAVHHFDVVADESGQSNLIIKMIEKEDPRVNQVCKFQGIDPVKAMGGASFAWQANLDDSPPNDSYAAVLIDIPDDETGLSGKLIRDRGYVESMPVASRYWFGRDGILTIDTDYDNNQGQERCWFVTEDFRVRASTVRMMNGVNLVTYCSERRCVSPETLEQMVQDNLARAV from the coding sequence ATGTCATTTAAACCGCCCATGACAATGATGGACTTTTTTCGCAAAAGTCAGGGAGTATGGTTAACTCAACGCGCCGTTCATCACTTTGATGTGGTGGCGGATGAATCCGGACAATCCAATTTAATTATCAAGATGATTGAAAAGGAAGATCCCAGAGTCAATCAAGTTTGTAAGTTTCAAGGGATTGACCCGGTTAAGGCGATGGGAGGTGCTAGTTTCGCATGGCAAGCAAACCTCGACGATAGTCCGCCCAACGATAGCTATGCTGCGGTTTTGATCGATATTCCCGACGATGAAACGGGCTTGTCTGGAAAATTGATTCGCGATCGCGGTTATGTGGAAAGTATGCCCGTTGCCAGTCGCTACTGGTTCGGACGGGACGGAATTTTGACCATCGACACAGATTACGACAACAATCAGGGTCAGGAACGCTGCTGGTTCGTGACAGAAGACTTTCGCGTGCGCGCGAGTACGGTGCGGATGATGAACGGCGTGAACTTGGTAACCTACTGCTCGGAACGTCGCTGTGTCTCGCCAGAAACCCTAGAGCAAATGGTACAAGATAATCTCGCAAGAGCAGTTTGA